A stretch of DNA from Fusobacterium mortiferum ATCC 9817:
AGCTACTAGGGATAAGTATGATGATGAGATAGAAACTTTATGGACAGAGGTAGTAAAAGAAGTAGAGGAGCAAATGAATATAGTTCAGTACTCTAAAGCTCTTGAAGCTATTTGGAAATTTATCTCAAGATTAAATAAGTATATAGATGAAACAGCTCCATGGACATTAGCTAAAGATGAAGCTAATAGAGATAGACTTGCTGTTGTAATGAATCATTTAGTAGATGGACTATATAAAGCAGCTGTTATGGTTTATCCATATATGCCAACATCAGCTCAAAAAATTTGGAATCAATTGGGAGAAACTAGGGATATCCATACAGCAAAAGTTGAAGAGGTAATGGGATGGAACCTATTAAGAGAGGGACATGTATTAGGAAATGCTGAGCCAATATTCCCAAGATTAGATTTAGAAACATTAGAAGTTCCTAAAAAAGATCCTATGCAAGTGAATGAAGATTTAGAAGTAGAAAATCCTATTGATATAACAGATTTTGATAAGGTAAATATTCAAGTTGTAGAGATTTTAGAAGCTGGAAAAGTAAAGGGAGCAGATAAGCTTTTAAAATTTAAAGTAAGTGTTGGAGATCATGTAAGACAAATTCTTTCTGGAATAGCTAAATACTATCCAGAGCCAGAAAAATTAGTTGGTAAAAAAGTTTTAGCTATCACTAACTTAAAACCTAGAAAGATGAGAGGAGAAATCTCTCAAGGAATGCTTTTAAGTACAGAAGATAAAAATGGACTAAGACTTGTAGAGGTAAATACAGAAGTAGAAAATGGTTCTAAAGCAAAATAGTTTATAAGGAGAGATAGTATGAGAAAAGTAACAAAGGCAGTAATACCTGCTGCAGGACTAGGGACTAGAGTATTACCAGCAACTAAGGCACAACCTAAAGAGATGCTTGTTATTGTTGATAAACCATCTCTTCAATATATAGTAGAGGAGCTAGTAGAGTCTGGAATAAAGGATATTATAATAGTTACTGGAAGAAATAAAAACTCTATCGAAGACCATTTTGATTACTCTTATGAGTTAGAAAATACTTTAACAAAAGATGGAAAAAAAGAGTTATTAGAAAAGGTTGAAAAAATATCTTCAATGGCAAATATTTGCTATGTAAGACAAAATCATCCAAAAGGATTAGGACATGCTATACTTAAAGCTAAACCATTTGTAGGAGATGAGCCATTTGTAATAGCTTTAGGAGATGATATAGTATATAATCCTGAGGCACCGGTAGCTAAACAACTTATAGAGAAATATGAAAAATATGGAAGTAGTATAGTAGGTTGTCAAGAGGTAAAAGCTGAAGATGTATCTAAGTATGGTATAGTAAAACCAACTAAAAATCTTGATGACAAAACTGTAGAGATGGATGACTTTATAGAAAAACCAGCTATGGAAGAAGCACCATCAAGACTTGCTTGTCTTGGAAGATATCTACTTACTCCAAAAATCTTTGAATATCTTGAAAAGGAAAAGCCAGGAAAAGGTGGAGAGATTCAACTTACTGATGCTATATTAGATATGTTAAAAGATGGAGAAAAAGTAATAGCTTACGAATTTGATGGTAAGAGATATGATATCGGAAATAAGTTTGGATTACTTAAAGCAAATATAGAGTTTGGACTTAGAAATGAAGAGACAAGAGATGAGTTATTAAATTATTTAAAGAATGACTTAGAGTTATAATGGTAAGAATAACAAATCAAGAATAATGGAGATTGAATTTAAAATAATTCAAGAATAACTTTCGTTCAAAGAATAAAGAGCAAGTATGGCTTAGCTTACTAAAAACATAAAACTCGTTTCACTCAAACAGTTATGTTTTTTAGCGTTCGCTTTCGCTGACTTGCTCTATTTATTCTTCTCAATCTTCGTTATTCTTGAGATTTTAAAACATCAGGGGGAATTTTATGAATGCTAAATTGAGAAATATTACTGCTATGTTAATCTTTGGAACAATAGGATTATTTGTAAAAAATATAGAGTTGTCTTCAAGTGAAATTGCTTTAACAAGAGGATTTATAGGTGGAGTTACACTGATTTTAGCTACAATTTTTTTAAAGAAAAAGATATCCTTTGAGGCAATAAAAAATAATTTATATCTACTAATTTTTTCAGGATTAGCTGTGGGACTTAACTGGATATTTTTATTCCAAGGGTATAAATACACATCTATTTCAAATGCTACTTTGAGCTATTATTTTGCACCAGTATTTGTAACAATATTAGCTCCATTTATACTAAAGGAAAAATTAACATTATCAAAATTTTTATGTGTTTTAATGGCTTTGGTAGGAATGTTTTGTATAGTAGGAGTAGATGGAATAAATGGTGGAAGTGATTTAATAGGAATAGTCTATGGATTATTAGCAGCAGGATTTTATGCTAGTGTAATCCTGATGAATAAATTTTTAAAAGGGATAGATAGTATAGAGATAACAGTAATTCAACTTATTTCTGCTACAATTACATTGTTACCATATGTTTTATATGTAGAAGGTTTTGGAATTTTAAGTGTTTCTTCAGTTTCTATACCATATATTTTAATTTTAGGAATTGTTCATACTGGAATAGCATACCTACTTTATTTTTCATCGCTTCAAGGATTGAAAGGACAAACAATAGCAGTACTTAGTTATATAGACCCTGTATTTGCTATTATTATATCAGCAGTTATTTTAAAGGAACAATTGGGATTTTTACAGATAATTGGTGGAGTTTTGATACTTGGATCAAGTTTTTTAAGTGAGTTTTTAAATAGAAAATAAAGGAGAGAGTATGAGAGTATTATTTATAGGGAATAGTCACACTTATTTTAATGATATGCCACATATTTTCAAGCAGGTATGTCAAGAAAATAACATTGATATGGAAGTTACAATGTTAGCTAGAGGGTATAAGGGACTTGATTATCATTGTAAAGAGCCACAGACGAGATTTAA
This window harbors:
- the galU gene encoding UTP--glucose-1-phosphate uridylyltransferase GalU, with the protein product MRKVTKAVIPAAGLGTRVLPATKAQPKEMLVIVDKPSLQYIVEELVESGIKDIIIVTGRNKNSIEDHFDYSYELENTLTKDGKKELLEKVEKISSMANICYVRQNHPKGLGHAILKAKPFVGDEPFVIALGDDIVYNPEAPVAKQLIEKYEKYGSSIVGCQEVKAEDVSKYGIVKPTKNLDDKTVEMDDFIEKPAMEEAPSRLACLGRYLLTPKIFEYLEKEKPGKGGEIQLTDAILDMLKDGEKVIAYEFDGKRYDIGNKFGLLKANIEFGLRNEETRDELLNYLKNDLEL
- a CDS encoding DMT family transporter → MNAKLRNITAMLIFGTIGLFVKNIELSSSEIALTRGFIGGVTLILATIFLKKKISFEAIKNNLYLLIFSGLAVGLNWIFLFQGYKYTSISNATLSYYFAPVFVTILAPFILKEKLTLSKFLCVLMALVGMFCIVGVDGINGGSDLIGIVYGLLAAGFYASVILMNKFLKGIDSIEITVIQLISATITLLPYVLYVEGFGILSVSSVSIPYILILGIVHTGIAYLLYFSSLQGLKGQTIAVLSYIDPVFAIIISAVILKEQLGFLQIIGGVLILGSSFLSEFLNRK